Proteins from a single region of Tachysurus vachellii isolate PV-2020 chromosome 15, HZAU_Pvac_v1, whole genome shotgun sequence:
- the dhrs13b.2 gene encoding tapasin isoform X1, translating to METKVKAVYFHGGLFVLRLQVFETGSIMITAVGGFFLVYLFSGVYGTQRLYDVQWLPCVFLDETEQLNDEGHKDIKFYHRSAGLQFGNSGDSPINPNAITFLVTTSKVDMRHYVEGDKDLLECEIQRYNTKEIVMRWPGFGAQEHDVWFTCILRQGLFHLTTFLRHTPAQESIQKIQIGDRELLTSTATMVVLTRTPVIHVGLMKEQTLHCQFAVDHRQASVTVEWMLQRRGDRTKLFSYSSRTGKHEGSGVSVKTLAAGDASLKIPLTKQKSEGTYTCSVSIPPLHYNSDIVLNIQEPPRVTMNVGSTLSLTLGQEQKVVCDTQGYYPLDVTIDWLRESVKSGLLPEVMKNVLYSSHRHNQDGTYSLSAFFLLNPDLEDSGYKYTCRVQHQSLRTPIRKSFTLIVTEQDSTLWYLLVFGFIIVMIGILLWLVPQFITEVVRAHAKGIIAPLHGDRQHHIPRSTSSSSPLLPPPLLYLLYHWKI from the exons ATGGAAACGAAAGTGAAAGCAGTTTATTTTCATGGCGGTTTGTTCGTTCTCAGGCTGCAGGTCTTTGAAACTGGGTCTATAATGATTACTGCTGTTGGTGGATTTTtccttgtttatttgttttcag GTGTATATGGAACTCAGAGGTTATATGATGTCCAGTGGCTGCCATGTGTATTTCTGGATGAGACAGAACAACTAAATGATGAGGGGCATAAAGACATTAAGTTTTACCATCGAAGTGCAGGACTGCAGTTTGGGAATTCAGGAGATAGTCCTATAAACCCCAATGCTATCACTTTCCTTGTCACAA catcaaAGGTGGATATGAGGCATTATGTGGAAGGTGACAAGGACTTGCTGGAATGTGAGATCCAGAGATATAACACTAAAGAGATTGTAATGCGCTGGCCTGGTTTTGGTGCACAGGAACATGATGTCTGGTTCACATGTATTCTCCGTCAGGGCTTGTTTCACCTCACCACctttctcagacacacacctgcacaggaAAGCATTCAGAAGATTCAAATTGGAGACAGAGAGCTTTTGACCTCTACAG CTACGATGGTTGTCCTGACACGCACACCTGTCATTCATGTGGGTCTCATGAAGGAGCAGACCCTGCACTGTCAGTTCGCTGTGGACCACAGGCAGGCAAGTGTGACAGTGGAGTGGATGCTGCAACGGCGTGGCGATCGCACCAAACTTTTCAGCTACTCGAGCCGCACAGGCAAGCATGAAGGCAGCGGAGTGTCTGTGAAAACTCTTGCAGCAGGAGATGCCTCTCTGAAAATACCACTCACTAAGCAGAAAAGCGAGGGCACATACACATGTTCGGTGTCCATCCCACCTCTCCACTACAACAGTGACATTGTTCTCAACATTCAAG AACCACCGCGTGTAACAATGAATGTGGGATCAACCTTGTCTTTAACCCTGGGTCAGGAGCAGAAGGTGGTGTGTGACACTCAGGGTTACTACCCACTCGATGTGACCATTGACTGGCTGCGAGAGTCTGTGAAATCTGGCCTCCTGCCTGAGGTTATGAAAAATGTTCTGTACTCCAGCCACCGCCACAATCAGGATGGTACATACTCACTCTCAGCCTTCTTCCTGCTCAACCCTGACCTTGAGGATTCTGGGTACAAGTACACATGCCGTGTGCAACATCAATCTCTGCGCACACCGATCCGCAAGAGTTTCACGCTCATTGTCACAG AGCAAGACTCCACACTGTGGTACCTCTTAGTGTTTGGATTCATAATTGTCATGATAGGAATTCTCCTATGGCTGGTGCCTCAGTTTATTACTG AGGTTGTGAGAGCCCATGCCAAAGGAATCATAGCTCCACTCCATGGAGACAGACAACACCATATCCCTCGCTCtacctcttcctcctccccaCTCCTTCCACCTCCCCTGCTGTACCTGCTGTATCACTGGAAAATCTAA
- the dhrs13b.2 gene encoding tapasin isoform X2: METKVKAVYFHGGLFVLRLQVFETGSIMITAVGGFFLVYLFSGVYGTQRLYDVQWLPCVFLDETEQLNDEGHKDIKFYHRSAGLQFGNSGDSPINPNAITFLVTTSKVDMRHYVEGDKDLLECEIQRYNTKEIVMRWPGFGAQEHDVWFTCILRQGLFHLTTFLRHTPAQESIQKIQIGDRELLTSTATMVVLTRTPVIHVGLMKEQTLHCQFAVDHRQASVTVEWMLQRRGDRTKLFSYSSRTGKHEGSGVSVKTLAAGDASLKIPLTKQKSEGTYTCSVSIPPLHYNSDIVLNIQEPPRVTMNVGSTLSLTLGQEQKVVCDTQGYYPLDVTIDWLRESVKSGLLPEVMKNVLYSSHRHNQDGTYSLSAFFLLNPDLEDSGYKYTCRVQHQSLRTPIRKSFTLIVTEQDSTLWYLLVFGFIIVMIGILLWLVPQFITARRYKRL; encoded by the exons ATGGAAACGAAAGTGAAAGCAGTTTATTTTCATGGCGGTTTGTTCGTTCTCAGGCTGCAGGTCTTTGAAACTGGGTCTATAATGATTACTGCTGTTGGTGGATTTTtccttgtttatttgttttcag GTGTATATGGAACTCAGAGGTTATATGATGTCCAGTGGCTGCCATGTGTATTTCTGGATGAGACAGAACAACTAAATGATGAGGGGCATAAAGACATTAAGTTTTACCATCGAAGTGCAGGACTGCAGTTTGGGAATTCAGGAGATAGTCCTATAAACCCCAATGCTATCACTTTCCTTGTCACAA catcaaAGGTGGATATGAGGCATTATGTGGAAGGTGACAAGGACTTGCTGGAATGTGAGATCCAGAGATATAACACTAAAGAGATTGTAATGCGCTGGCCTGGTTTTGGTGCACAGGAACATGATGTCTGGTTCACATGTATTCTCCGTCAGGGCTTGTTTCACCTCACCACctttctcagacacacacctgcacaggaAAGCATTCAGAAGATTCAAATTGGAGACAGAGAGCTTTTGACCTCTACAG CTACGATGGTTGTCCTGACACGCACACCTGTCATTCATGTGGGTCTCATGAAGGAGCAGACCCTGCACTGTCAGTTCGCTGTGGACCACAGGCAGGCAAGTGTGACAGTGGAGTGGATGCTGCAACGGCGTGGCGATCGCACCAAACTTTTCAGCTACTCGAGCCGCACAGGCAAGCATGAAGGCAGCGGAGTGTCTGTGAAAACTCTTGCAGCAGGAGATGCCTCTCTGAAAATACCACTCACTAAGCAGAAAAGCGAGGGCACATACACATGTTCGGTGTCCATCCCACCTCTCCACTACAACAGTGACATTGTTCTCAACATTCAAG AACCACCGCGTGTAACAATGAATGTGGGATCAACCTTGTCTTTAACCCTGGGTCAGGAGCAGAAGGTGGTGTGTGACACTCAGGGTTACTACCCACTCGATGTGACCATTGACTGGCTGCGAGAGTCTGTGAAATCTGGCCTCCTGCCTGAGGTTATGAAAAATGTTCTGTACTCCAGCCACCGCCACAATCAGGATGGTACATACTCACTCTCAGCCTTCTTCCTGCTCAACCCTGACCTTGAGGATTCTGGGTACAAGTACACATGCCGTGTGCAACATCAATCTCTGCGCACACCGATCCGCAAGAGTTTCACGCTCATTGTCACAG AGCAAGACTCCACACTGTGGTACCTCTTAGTGTTTGGATTCATAATTGTCATGATAGGAATTCTCCTATGGCTGGTGCCTCAGTTTATTACTG CAAGAAGATACAAG AGGTTGTGA
- the dhrs13b.1 gene encoding dehydrogenase/reductase SDR family member 13b.1 encodes MSALILFAGVLAGVFIILRKFVSGKRCKSKKRLQGKTVIITGSNTGIGREAAVDLARRGARVILACRSIVRAEGALAIVKRESRSNNVVFMQLDLASQKSIRSFAETFLKTEKRLDILINNAGVYMQGTTEDDLGLMFGVNHIGHFLLTNLLLDKLKECGPSRVVTVSSMCHEFGNLDFNLLIAHKEFGKGNSLMDVFRIYSNSKLCNVLFTHELAKRLQGTQVTCYSLHPGAINSELSRNVQPGIKKLLKFVGALFFKDVESGTQTTLYCALQEGIESLSGQYFSNCGLKEVQAKAKDDAVAKKLWEVSEKLCGLA; translated from the exons ATGTCTGCCCTTATTCTGTTCGCCGGAGTTCTCGCAGGAGTTTTTATTATACTTCGGAAATTTGTGTCAGGAAAGAGATGCAAGAGCAAGAAACGGCTTCAGGGCAAAACAGTGATCATTACcg GCAGTAACACAGGGATTGGAAGAGAAGCAGCTGTAGATTTGGCCCGGAGAGGAGCTCGTGTTATTCTGGCCTGCCGCAGTATTGTACGTGCTGAAGGAGCCCTGGCTATCGTCAAAAGA GAGAGCCGAAGCAATAATGTGGTGTTCATGCAGCTGGATCTGGCCAGTCAGAAGTCCATTCGCTCCTTTGCTGAAACTTTcctcaaaacagaaaaaagactgGATATTCTTATCAACAATGCAG GGGTTTATATGCAGGGCACTACAGAGGATGATCTTGGTTTGATGTTTGGAGTCAATCATATCGGTCACTTCCTCCTGACCAATCTCTTATTGGACAAACTCAAAGAATGTGGGCCAAGCAGAGTTGTTACTGTATCCTCAATGTGTCATGAGTTTGGGAACCTTGACTTTAACCTACTTATTGCTCACAAAGAATTTGGAAAAGGCAACTCTTTGATGGATGTCTTCAGGATATACAGCAACAGTAAGCTGTGCAACGTGCTGTTCACACACGAGCTTGCAAAGAGGCTTCAAGGAACTCAGGTCACATGCTACAGCCTCCACCCAG GGGCTATCAATTCCGAGTTGTCTCGCAACGTTCAGCCAGGGATCAAGAAGTTGTTGAAATTTGTAGGAGCCCTGTTCTTCAAAGATGTGGAGTCAGGCACCCAGACAACTCTGTACTGTGCACTCCAGGAAGGCATTGAAAGTCTGAGTGGTCAATATTTCTCCAACTGTGGATTAAAGGAAGTTCAGGCCAAGGCTAAGGATGATGCAGTGGCTAAGAAGCTCTGGGAAGTGAGCGAGAAGTTGTGTGGCCTGGCATGA
- the gemin4 gene encoding gem-associated protein 4 encodes MDQESWLTCEKSAVLQGGFLLANQLCQPEPLSALRKEDWKHIGCPIVQAVTEVCGQLCVTNHDRLHWRKRILCILWSKILENERGEDLDISWKENPLFAFQNSLPNINHTLMFELIKSMGFFRIYVELLQCFEPVHQCTELEKLVKHVAKDTTEPDVKFLLEVWWELLKERQETKDNPDQIFTAWYVHFTRTLPDCSPQASKRFKPDPDVEVSNTCIMSILFQVLKDIKDAVLSSEICYFALSNCLDMLYTYFLLNHATDLPAEVKLQNIAHSVSLQKRNNPLEDVDLIQVIRESHRDLLAILTPARSKPGGITLSQAMDTILELMCAWKNKGLLKMPTNDPSALAIRLKDSLGRVLKTLEIHSGSLEGNGQTVNSLKRTLEDLLASTSFNVPESSSNEILSVAIMIIDSNLKGFEDLPKLFASKLSQTFSDTEWLSCLERNKGSFQKKDLVMALVSSLIYKCQNNDVKHCKKFRDIVVEIFSQLPLPDKNSVLSEILTLSKKGLHGCLPSAVTVGYDEELNLAFNCIIQGEAKNSLSSAVSAVARVAFQNPEATMHRCCHMAVVNLGAHTFLAQILQQLSGFMSKRDPSGTRNKEYNLLCRCLQDTMWNKLSSHQEEEQFLCFLSALIESKTTGQSGEELSFLLPEDIVHAFVLPYLSFSSPQPCRLEVCLRLLQSALAQISTDDDTHWIMNCSPFALLYCLAQLMNNCSKCWEQQLEGDIVITLESKELLISILTTMGKAVGKEVALAPSTWSRALSWLYAKVEKLDWTVRFHLKQVWGEHFKYEVPSSLMAVSVLSEQEWSGLELPHYGQGTGLLAWIECCCLSDHIQEIMLDTLSLNMLDPEELNMFSKGLLVAVSQVLPWCTVGEWQRILKVLHELLQSNKLHVPYSLEYVDFLPLLNLRSFAHDLQVSVFLLRMFQLLCGSSCAGWLPPQGWTHVGLLCASAMRGIIDSVRNKLPLPSTTSSKSPIMSSENLSQEVLFVLTQLFCHVLHMQVMIPGQPEPLFLCALEILSHYEAVLSAYPKSSTTLQVANTRHFLTTITDNLQCTDMKAVLHQKIAQL; translated from the exons ATGGACCAAG AGTCCTGGCTGACCTGTGAGAAGTCTGCTGTCTTGCAGGGGGGATTTCTGCTGGCAAATCAATTGTGTCAGCCAGAGCCTCTGTCTGCTTTGAGAAAAGAGGACTGGAAGCACATTGGATGCCCTATTGTTCAGGCAGTCACTGAAGTATGTGGACAGTTGTGTGTAACCAACCATGATAGGCTTCACTGGAGAAAGAGGATTCTGTGTATTCTGTGGAGTAAAATCTTGGAAAATGAGAGAGGGGAAGATCTTGATATCAGTTGGAAGGAAAATCCGTTATTTGCCTTTCAGAATAGCCTCCCAAATATTAACCATACTTTAATGTTTGAACTGATCAAATCCATGGGCTTCTTCAGGATTTATGTTGAATTGCTGCAGTGCTTTGAACCAGTTCATCAGTGCACAGAGCTGGAGAAATTGGTCAAACACGTTGCAAAGGACACTACAGAACCTGATGTAAAATTTTTGCTGGAAGTGTGGTGGGAGCTGTTGAAAGAAAGGCAAGAAACCAAGGACAACCCTGACCAAATCTTTACTGCCTGGTATGTTCACTTCACACGGACCCTCCCTGACTGCTCCCCACAAGCTTCAAAACGATTTAAACCTGACCCAGATGTGGAGGTGTCCAACACATGCATAATGTCCATCTTATTCCAAGTATTAAAGGACATAAAGGATGCTGTATTGTCATCCGAAATATGTTATTTTGCTCTCTCCAACTGCCTAGATATGCTGTACACCTACTTTCTGTTGAACCATGCAACAGACCTCCCAGCTGAAGTCAAACTCCAAAACATTGCCCACTCAGTAAGCCTGCAAAAGAGAAATAATCCTTTAGAAGATGTCGATCTTATTCAGGTCATCCGTGAGTCTCACAGAGATCTTCTTGCTATACTCACTCCTGCTCGGAGCAAACCAGGTGGAATTACACTGAGCCAAGCCATGGATACAATACTTGAATTAATGTGTGCATGGAAAAACAAAGGGTTATTGAAGATGCCCACTAATGACCCGAGTGCTTTAGCAATCCGTCTCAAGGATAGTCTGGGCAGAGTTCTTAAAACTTTGGAAATCCATTCTGGAAGCCTGGAGGGAAATGGACAGACGGTAAATAGTTTGAAAAGAACTTTGGAAGATTTGCTTGCATCCACATCTTTTAATGTACCTGAAAGTTCATCAAATGAGATACTAAGTGTTGCCATAATGATCATTGACAGcaatttgaagggttttgaggATCTCCCTAAACTTTTTGCCTCCAAACTGAGCCAGACTTTTAGTGATACAGAGTGGTTAAGCTGCCTTGAAAGAAACAAAGGTTCATTTCAGAAAAAAGACCTGGTCATGGCCTTAGTGTCTTCTCTTATATACAAATGCCAAAACAATGATGTAAAACACTGCAAAAAGTTCAGAGATATTGTTGTGGAAATATTTTCCCAGCTGCCTTTGCCAGATAAGAATTCAGTTCTTTCTGAAATTCTTACCTTATCAAAGAAGGGTTTGCATGGCTGTCTTCCCAGTGCTGTAACCGTAGGCTATGATGAAGAGCTCAATCTTGCATTCAATTGTATTATTCAAGGTGAAGCAAAAAACAGCTTGAGCTCAGCTGTCAGTGCTGTGGCACGGGTGGCCTTCCAGAACCCTGAGGCCACGATGCACCGGTGCTGCCACATGGCTGTGGTGAACCTTGGTGCTCATACATTCCTTGCTCAGATTCTCCAACAGCTTTCTGGATTTATGAGCAAAAGGGACCCGAGTGGGACAAGAAACAAAGAATACAACCTGTTATGCAGATGTCTGCAAGATACGATGTGGAACAAACTTTCTTCACATCAAGAGGAAGAACAGTTTCTTTGTTTCCTGTCAGCATTAATAGAGTCCAAAACAACTGGCCAAAGTGGAGAAGAACTAAGTTTTCTCCTGCCAGAGGATATTGTACATGCTTTTGTCTTGCCTTACCTTTCCTTTTCAAGCCCTCAACCTTGCAGACTTGAAGTGTGCCTTCGACTTTTACAATCAGCATTGGCCCAAATATCCACAGATGATGACACTCACTGGATAATGAACTGCTCTCCATTTGCTCTCCTGTACTGTCTTGCTCAGCTCATGAATAATTGCAGTAAGTGCTGGGAACAACAATTAGAGGGCGATATTGTTATAACTCTTGAATCCAAAGAGCTGTTGATCTCCATTTTGACCACAATGGGCAAGGCAGTTGGCAAGGAAGTAGCTCTTGCTCCTAGTACTTGGTCCAGAGCACTTTCTTGGCTTTATGCCAAAGTGGAAAAACTTGACTGGACTGTCCGCTTTCACCTAAAACAAGTGTGGGGAGAGCATTTCAAATATGAAGTGCCAAGCTCCCTTATGGCTGTATCTGTGCTTTCTGAGCAGGAGTGGTCTGGATTAGAATTGCCTCATTATGGTCAAGGCACTGGCCTTTTGGCCTGGATTGAATGTTGTTGTCTGTCAGATCACATTCAGGAAATAATGCTGGACACCCTATCTCTAAACATGCTCGACCCAGAGGAATTAAACATGTTCAGTAAAGGCCTGTTGGTTGCGGTGTCTCAGGTTCTCCCCTGGTGCACAGTTGGCGAATGGCAGAGAATACTAAAAGTCTTGCATGAACTCCTCCAGTCAAATAAGCTTCATGTACCATACTCCCTGGAATATGTGGACTTCCTCCCATTACTCAACCTTCGTTCATTTGCTCATGACTTGCAGGTGTCTGTGTTCCTGCTTCGTATGTTTCAGCTGCTTTGTGGTTCCAGCTGTGCAGGATGGTTGCCTCCACAAGGCTGGACACATGTAGGCCTGCTATGTGCTTCTGCCATGAGGGGCATCATTGACTCTGTGAGGAACAAATTGCCACTCCCATCCACCACCTCTTCTAAAAGCCCTATAATGAGTAGTGAAAATCTCAGTCAAGAGGTTCTGTTTGTGCTGACTCAGTTGTTCTGCCATGTTCTCCACATGCAAGTGATGATTCCTGGACAGCCAGAGCCTTTGTTTCTGTGTGCACTGGAAATTTTGTCTCACTATGAAGCTGTACTCTCTGCATACCCCAAAAGTAGCACTACCCTACAGGTAGCCAATACGCGCCACTTCCTGACCACCATTACAGACAATCTGCAGTGCACAGACATGAAAGCTGTCCTACACCAGAAGATTGCTCAGCTGTGA